The Lasioglossum baleicum chromosome 3, iyLasBale1, whole genome shotgun sequence region aaagttcttgcggtttttattataaaatcaaaataacaaaaaccgtaagaagTTTTTTCCGACCCAACAGATATGCGCAGTAAGTAACGGAGGAcgaatttaagactctactgcgcaatatgactctaacggaactagttcattggctaatcccccTACTCGTACTCCGCCGATCACGACATCATTGGCTGACGCGCAACAACATGCGCGGTCTACAAGGTCTAAGAAGTGGCTGACGAAACACGTGCTATATTCACGGAGCACGAACTGTGTTTACTCCTCCATTTACTCCATTTACTCGCATTTACTCGAAAAGTGACTCGGAGCTTATTTCGTTCATCCCGTTCAgtaatcatttaattaatttctctgATGGGTCACGTCACTTGACAGGAAAGCGTAGCTTTGCGAAATAGAGTGTTGGTCTAAAACGTGTGAAATGATTGAGCTGTGCACAAAGAAACGAATGCTAATTGCCATCACGCTATTGGGAGGGTTAGTTTCGTAGGTTTAACAGTTCCATTTAGTAAGCTGCTTGCACATAATGATGCCATTGAAATGTTAATGAGAAATCATTGTTCTATGTTTATCGTAGGCTAACGGTGTTAGTTTTAATCGTCGAGAGTCATTGGACAGACAATCAAAACAAGCTCTACCTAGAAAATTATGAGAATAATACAGCATGCCTGTCTGGCGACGCGTACGAAATAATCTCGGAATGCCATCCTTGTTCTGCTTTTGAATTAGCGAGTAAAAGCATCGACGTGTGTGTTCACGCGAGATACAAGGAAGTTATAAAATGTAAAAGCGGTGAGACGATAACAAGGAGGTAAGATATCTTTGTTTTGTTACATTGAATATCGTGGCGGTACACCTGAGAGGTTCACATGCACAGCATACCTATGAAGATAAACCAGATTGTGTATACAAAATACTTTTTATAGAACTGTACAGTTATCTCAACCTTTACAGGTGATCTAGAGAGAATCAAATCACATGTATATCTGTACAGGTGAACTGCAATGTGTGCGGCTgtctttacgcatttatttttattattaaagatgtagttttctttccaggattgcaagggtgcgggctgcgccttctcatttgtcgataatacaaagatggggttcttcagtagtcaaaagcgctagataaaggaTCAATCTAGAATGATGTctctctcaaaagtcctatttttctgtttatgaggcgtaatttgtcgcagctttatgaaagtaGCTACATGcccagctttatgcttccaatTAATGCAAGTTAcaccttgtaaacgtaaaaattagACTTTTGAGGGTGActgcggtctagattgatctcttatctagcacttttgactactgagataCCCTAttctgcacccttgcaatcctacaaacgagtctacccccctgAGGTCCACACACattaaagatatttaaaaataattagtagactgcggatttttatgcatttatggagaaattagttagatgaaatgtaaaacattaaaatattagaaaaatctaaCAATGGTGTTACTTTGTTTTGAATGTAAAGATGcttttaagggatgaaataatttttacttaactcctgcttctcacaaatgatgcagaacatttttattttgcataaacgatccgcagtctaataattaccaaTAAAGATGACTAGCGTGTAATTTCAACTTTCATCACTTTCAGCTGTGACAGGGTAGCCTGGCTGGAAGAGAAAGCATTCTGGAAGTTCGAAGCGGTGATGTTCGTCCTAGCCTTCAGTTCCTGTATGAGCATTTATTGGAGAGAGAATGTCTTGCGCCAGAGAATTATAAGAAAAGTGGCGAGGCAATTGAGAGCTAGCGTGTAGATAGCCCAATCAATTTGGAATACGTTTTTTCTTTTCCATTGATACCTGTATGATTTCATAGGCAGCTAAAATGAAAATGAACAAAGTCTACTTGGAGGTATACTCTGTAACAGAATTTTGCGTGGCACCTATAGAAACCATAGTGACGCTGTTCACTATAAAGTACTGCAGCTCCAAGATCAAAATCAGGCTCATTCCTAGCAAACAGAAGCCTCTGGAGCGAACCTACAAGATGGACATCTCCTGTTTCGAATACGAAGTCGTGGATGCGAACAAAGTCCCGAGTTACGCGACTTCTTGCGAGCTGCCGATCATTGCGTTGAACAAGATCTGTTACATTGCTGGTCTCTGCGCGATTTTGCGGCAGATAGTGAAGGATGTGGTTTCAAAGAACCCTGAGCACCGTTGTCGGCAATTGTTAGGGTTCAAAGATTCTTGTCTGACCGCTTGTTCGGAAGCCAGCATCTGGACGAAGTTCTGCGAGGTGGATCTGATTCTTACTTTGAAATTCCTGCATGCCGAAGATGCTGCATGCAACGAGCTGCCTTCAACCATGGCCAGATTCGAGTGCCACATGCTGCAACCAGTCAGACTGCGTAATCTGAACAAGTACACCATTCCGAAGAAGATGTTTAAACATGGCCACCTGCTGGAGCACACGTACGCTGAGGGCTCCTACATCACTATAGCTGACATCATCATCTTCGTCTGTATGCGCATCCTACTGACTGTATTCTCAGGCGAGTCGACGCTGAGGCTGCTCCCGCTGACTGTTAGATGGTACGAGAAGATGTTGGAGGACCAGGCCATCGTCGACTGTCTGGAATGCCTGCTGGTGGCAAACGAGAATACAATAAATGAGATTAACTACACTCTTCCCCAAGTGCCGAACCAAAGTTTGTACAAGAGCGACCCGAAGAGGTACAAGCCGAGAAGCAGAATCTTCACTAGACAGGAGGACGTGGAGCAGTCGTTGGAAGTATTTAGGAGCTTGAAC contains the following coding sequences:
- the Gstcd gene encoding glutathione S-transferase, C-terminal domain containing, giving the protein MKMNKVYLEVYSVTEFCVAPIETIVTLFTIKYCSSKIKIRLIPSKQKPLERTYKMDISCFEYEVVDANKVPSYATSCELPIIALNKICYIAGLCAILRQIVKDVVSKNPEHRCRQLLGFKDSCLTACSEASIWTKFCEVDLILTLKFLHAEDAACNELPSTMARFECHMLQPVRLRNLNKYTIPKKMFKHGHLLEHTYAEGSYITIADIIIFVCMRILLTVFSGESTLRLLPLTVRWYEKMLEDQAIVDCLECLLVANENTINEINYTLPQVPNQSLYKSDPKRYKPRSRIFTRQEDVEQSLEVFRSLNIDTTLDSEPFAVELNLNWSSVPFDATPEGGSLPPTRLKRKQAQLQNMCKPVIKLAKEGDVIVDFCSGSGHLGILLAYLLPDCTLILLENKEESLNRAKERVRKLNLMNVRFYQCNLDYFKGKFDIGLSLHACGVATDLVIQQCIKRRASFVCCPCCYGSLHDCHHLTYPRSDVFRKDMRRENYMVLSHAADQTHDEKNVKTKQGYECMAIVDTDRKILAEQCGYKVYFSKFIPENCTPKNHILVGIPRKDTRRQSV
- the Jtbr gene encoding jumping translocation breakpoint protein JTBR isoform X2; this encodes MIELCTKKRMLIAITLLGGLTVLVLIVESHWTDNQNKLYLENYENNTACLSGDAYEIISECHPCSAFELASKSIDVCVHARYKEVIKCKSGETITRSCDRVAWLEEKAFWKFEAVMFVLAFSSCMSIYWRENVLRQRIIRKVARQLRASV
- the Jtbr gene encoding jumping translocation breakpoint protein JTBR isoform X1, coding for MIELCTKKRMLIAITLLGGLVSLTVLVLIVESHWTDNQNKLYLENYENNTACLSGDAYEIISECHPCSAFELASKSIDVCVHARYKEVIKCKSGETITRSCDRVAWLEEKAFWKFEAVMFVLAFSSCMSIYWRENVLRQRIIRKVARQLRASV